One genomic window of Medicago truncatula cultivar Jemalong A17 chromosome 1, MtrunA17r5.0-ANR, whole genome shotgun sequence includes the following:
- the LOC25484085 gene encoding exocyst complex component EXO70H1 produces MRIFCLKPKTPSFSVNSNSSPSSTSSSSKSTTPSIRKATTRIEAAEALIQKWNSETSDYAKVTSIFYNDRNEAIQYIHHVNQLQRAMHSLLELEPSSPKLIHAQNLMQIAMKRLQKEFYQILTMNQACLDAESFSVGSSRTSFCSFDGGTPEEDDIRAAEDCISEVERISSDAVDDLRIIAECMVKNGYGKECIRVYTTVRKSIVDEGIYKLNVEERSFSKMNKMDWEVLEMKINSWLEAVKISVRTLFAGERNLCDRIFASNSIKEACFAEISKDGAILLLRFPEVVAKTKKSKPEKIFRLLDMYATITVLLPEIESIFSFNSTAVVKSQAYNSQHRLIECVRNLLLEFESTILKDSSKSAANFGGVHSLTEETMQYLITLADYSNVLSEIFFDIPPLSKSPLPESYLYSPESSNNTPEMETGFSVRIAWLILVLLCKIDSKSKQCKNVSLSYLFLANNLRHVVEKVRQSNLQYVLGDDWLLNHMEKVKKLIEKYERVAWGEVFSSLPENPTAAMTVAKASKVFMKIKLEFEKAYRNQSSFVLPESEFREEIKASLARKIIPIYRELYTHQIMAGTVSEMKEYFVFTPEDVEKYLGNLFYDGRA; encoded by the coding sequence ATGAGAATATTTTGCTTGAAGCCTAAAACACCGTCGTTTTCAGTAAATTCCAACAGTTCACCATCTTCAACTTCAAGTTCATCCAAAAGCACAACACCTTCAATCAGAAAAGCTACTACACGAATAGAAGCAGCAGAAGCACTTATACAAAAATGGAACTCCGAAACCTCGGATTATGCCAAAGTAACTTCCATCTTCTACAACGACAGAAACGAAGCCATTCAGTATATTCACCACGTTAACCAACTTCAAAGAGCCATGCACTCGTTACTCGAGCTCGAACCATCGTCTCCGAAACTCATCCATGCTCAAAACCTAATGCAAATCGCTATGAAGAGGCTCCAAAAAGAGTTTTACCAGATATTAACCATGAACCAGGCCTGCTTAGACGCTGAATCCTTCTCTGTCGGATCCTCCAGAACTTCTTTCTGTTCTTTTGATGGAGGAACACCGGAAGAAGATGATATTCGCGCTGCAGAGGATTGTATCTCTGAAGTCGAACGCATTTCTTCCGATGCTGTGGATGATTTGAGAATTATTGCTGAGTGCATGGTAAAAAACGGTTATGGAAAAGAATGTATAAGAGTTTACACCACGGTGAGAAAATCCATCGTCGATGAAGGTATTTATAAACTCAACGTGGAGGAACGAAGTTTCTCGAAGATGAATAAGATGGACTGGGAAGTTCTTGAGATGAAAATCAACAGTTGGTTAGAGGCGGTTAAGATCTCAGTGAGGACGCTCTTCGCCGGAGAGAGGAACCTCTGCGATCGAATCTTCGCTTCGAATTCCATCAAAGAAGCTTGTTTTGCTGAGATTTCTAAGGATGGAGCTATTTTACTTTTAAGATTTCCTGAAGTCGttgcaaaaacaaagaaatcaaAGCCGGAGAAGATTTTTCGCTTGCTTGATATGTACGCTACAATCACCGTGTTGTTGCCGGAGATTGAATCAATTTTCTCGTTTAATTCAACAGCAGTCGTTAAATCTCAAGCATATAATTCGCAACATCGATTAATCGAGTGTGTACGAAATCTTCTTTTGGAATTTGAGTCTACAATATTGAAGGATTCTTCCAAATCAGCGGCAAATTTCGGCGGAGTTCATTCCCTGACAGAGGAAACAATGCAGTATCTCATTACTCTTGCAGATTACAGCAACGTGCTCTCTGAGATATTCTTTGACATTCCTCCTCTGTCGAAGTCACCGTTGCCAGAATCTTACTTATACAGTCCAGAATCATCAAACAATACTCCTGAAATGGAGACTGGATTTTCCGTTCGAATAGCGTGGCTGATTCTGGTTCttctttgtaaaattgataGCAAATCGAAACAATGCAAGAATGTATCGTTATCATATCTATTTCTCGCAAACAATCTCCGGCACGTGGTGGAGAAGGTGCGTCAATCGAACTTGCAATACGTTCTCGGCGACGATTGGTTGTTGAATCACATGGAGAAGGTGAAAAAGTTGATAGAGAAGTACGAGAGAGTAGCGTGGGGAGAAGTGTTTTCGTCATTGCCGGAAAATCCAACGGCGGCAATGACAGTGGCGAAGGCGAGCAAGGTGTTTATGAAAATCAAACTGGAATTCGAGAAAGCTTATCGGAATCAGAGTTCATTTGTTTTGCCGGAATCGGAATTTCGCGAAGAGATAAAAGCTTCTCTCGCAAGAAAAATAATTCCAATTTATCGCGAGTTATATACTCACCAGATTATGGCGGGAACCGTTAGTGAAATGAAGGAATATTTCGTTTTTACCCCTGAAGATGTTGAGAAATACCTGGGGAATCTCTTCTATGACGGAAGAGCTTAA
- the LOC25484086 gene encoding 60S ribosomal protein L35 gives MAIKMFELRSKTKADLLSQLKDLKAELALLRVAKVTGGAPNKLSKIKVVRLSIAQVLTVISQKQKAALREVYKNKKYLPLDLRPKKTRAIRRRLTKHQASLKTEREKKKEIYFPLRKYAIKA, from the exons ATGG CAATTAAGATGTTCGAGTTGAGGAGCAAAACCAAAGCTGATTTGCTGAGCCAGCTGAAGGATCTGAAGGCGGAGCTCGCTTTGCTCCGAGTCGCCAAAGTCACCGGCGGTGCACCTAACAAGCTCTCTAAAAT CAAAGTTGTGAGGCTTTCAATTGCACAAGTGTTGACTGTGATTTCACAGAAGCAGAAAGCTGCGCTGAGAGAggtttataagaataaaaagtATTTACCACTTGACCTTCGTCCCAAGAAGACTCGTGCTATTAGAAGACGCCTTACCAAACACCAG GCATCATTGAAGACAGAacgagagaagaagaaggagataTACTTTCCACTAAGAAAGTATGCAATCAAAGCTTAG
- the LOC112418605 gene encoding uncharacterized protein, translating to MVRWNNNDTNCIILNVDGSCLGEPIRAGFGGVIRNSAGFYFSGFSGLIASTTDILLAELTAIHRGLFLAVQLGIEELVCYSDSMLSVKLLTEHVSNYHVYTVLIQDIKDILATTDLSIQHCFREGNQCADFMAKLGANSNANYFSHTTPRHDLLPFDQDRRHGNLVS from the coding sequence ATGGTACGCTGGAACAATAATGATACTAATTGTATTATTCTGAATGTGGATGGAAGTTGTTTAGGTGAACCTATTCGAGCCGGTTTTGGAGGTGTTATTCGGAATTCTGCAGGCTTCTACTTCTCGGGTTTCTCAGGCTTAATCGCTTCAACAACGGACATTCTGCTTGCCGAGCTTACTGCTATTCATCGTGGACTTTTCCTGGCAGTGCAATTGGGCATTGAGGAATTGGTTTGCTATTCTGACTCCATGCTCTCCGTAAAACTTCTCACTGAACATGTTTCCAACTATCATGTGTATACTGTTTTAATTCAAGACATCAAAGACATTCTAGCCACTACAGATCTCTCAATTCAACATTGTTTTAGAGAAGGGAATCAATGTGCTGACTTCATGGCGAAGCTAGGAGCAAACTCTAATGCAAATTACTTTTCTCACACCACTCCTCGTCATGACCTTCTCCCTTTTGATCAGGATCGACGCCATGGGAACCTTGTTTCCTAG